The DNA segment ACAAGGTTTAGAGAAGTAACGGGACAGGAATACATTACGGAAACCTTAAAAAATGCCATAAAAACCGGTCGTTTTGCCCACGCTTACATATTTGCAGGACCTCGTGGAGTAGGTAAAACAACTACAGCAAGGATTGTTGCTAAAGCTTTAAACTGCGAGAACCTACAAGATGGAGAACCTTGTAATACTTGTAAGTCTTGTGTAGAAATTTCTAAAGGTTCATTCCCAGATGTAATAGAGATTGATGCAGCAACAAATAGGGGAATTGATCAAATAAGAGAATTAAGAGAGTCTGTTAACTACGCTCCAAGCAAAGGAAAAAAGAAAGTTTACATCATAGATGAATTTCATATGCTAACAAAAGAAGCTTTCAACGCTCTTCTTAAAACCTTAGAGGAACCACCTTCACACGTCGTATTCATCTTGGCAACCACAGAAATAGATAAGATTCCTCCTACTATTCTTTCAAGATGCCAAAAATACATCTTTAGAAAAATCCCAAAAGATTTAATGGTGAGAACATTAAAGGAAATATGTGAAAAGGAAAATGTTAGATATGAAGAGGAAGCTCTATTTCTCATTGCCACAGCCTCAGAAGGTTGTATGAGAGATGCTGAAAGTCTTTTAGACCAAGCTATCGCCCTTGGTAATGGAGAAGTTAGGACAAGAGAGGTTTCTGAGTTCTTAGGAGTTTTAACTTCTGAGAAAATCTTAGAAATATTAAAACTTTCTTTTGCAGGTGATAAACAAGCTTTAAGGGAAATTTTGAAAAACTTAGAAAATCAAGGTTACAACCCAAGTTTTATTGTAAAACAGCTTTTAGAAAAAGTTGAAAGTCAATTTATCGAAGGAGGTGAATTTTCAGACGAGGAACTTGTAGCTGCGTTCAAAATACTCTCTGATGCTTATAAAGGAATAGCTTTTCATCCTTATCCTTATACAGCACTGTTCTTTTACCTTTACAAGCTATCCTACTTTAAGGATGTAAAGAGAATAACAGAACTCACAACAGGAAATCTTGTAGTTCAAGACGCAGAAAAAAAAACTCAAGAAACTAAGCAATCGTCAGACATTTACATAAAAGAGATTCGTGAAAAAGAATCCTTTGTGGAAATTATTCCTAAGAACAGCATAGCCTATGAAATCTTAAAAGGTAGATTGGAAGAACTTGAAAAGAGATTTGGAAAAAGGGTAAAACTTCTTAAAGTAGAAAGTGAATCTCCAAAGAAAGAGTTTAAAATTTCTCCTGAATCTGAGGCAAAGATAGAAAAACTTCTAAAGACCTTTGATGGAAAACTTTTTCCCGGATACCCGAAGGTGATAGATGAAGGTTCTAATAGTTGATGATGAAAAGACTATAAGAGGAACTTTAAAAGAGATTTTGGAAGAAGAAGGTTTTGAAGTCTTTGTTGAAGATACTGGATCTAAGGTTTTAAGGGCTCTTGAAAACATACAACCTGAAATCTTAATCCTTGACCTGTTTTTACCGGGAATATCTGGAATGGATGTCTTAGAGAGCTTATATGATAAAGGATTTACAAAAAATACCGCAGTGATAATAGTATCTGGACATGGAACGGTTGAAACTTCTGTAAAAGCTATGAAGCTTGGGGCTTTTGACTTTATAGAGAAGCCTATCAAGTACGAAAAACTTTTAAAAACCATTGAAAGTGCAAAAGATTTTGTTATCCAAAGTAGAACAAAGGATTTTGATGCTTCCTATACAGAACTTCCCTTAAGAAAAGCAAAAGAAACATTTGAGAAAAGGTACATAGAAGAAGTACTGAAGAAGTTTAACTGGGATTTAAAAAAAGCTGCCGCCTTTATGGAAATAGATATTTCAAATCTTTACAGGAAACTAAATAAATACGGCATAAACAATCAATGAGTCTGTTTGAGGTCTTAAACGCTATAGGTCTTTTCTCTTTTGCTGCTTCTGGTGTTTTCAAGGGAATTAACAAGAACTTAGACCTTTTAGGAGTTATCACCTTAGGTTTTCTAACTGCCCTTGGGGGAGGAATAACCAGAGATTTAATTGTTAACAGAGT comes from the Desulfurobacteriaceae bacterium genome and includes:
- the dnaX gene encoding DNA polymerase III subunit gamma/tau, with protein sequence MAYIAIPRKYRPTRFREVTGQEYITETLKNAIKTGRFAHAYIFAGPRGVGKTTTARIVAKALNCENLQDGEPCNTCKSCVEISKGSFPDVIEIDAATNRGIDQIRELRESVNYAPSKGKKKVYIIDEFHMLTKEAFNALLKTLEEPPSHVVFILATTEIDKIPPTILSRCQKYIFRKIPKDLMVRTLKEICEKENVRYEEEALFLIATASEGCMRDAESLLDQAIALGNGEVRTREVSEFLGVLTSEKILEILKLSFAGDKQALREILKNLENQGYNPSFIVKQLLEKVESQFIEGGEFSDEELVAAFKILSDAYKGIAFHPYPYTALFFYLYKLSYFKDVKRITELTTGNLVVQDAEKKTQETKQSSDIYIKEIREKESFVEIIPKNSIAYEILKGRLEELEKRFGKRVKLLKVESESPKKEFKISPESEAKIEKLLKTFDGKLFPGYPKVIDEGSNS
- a CDS encoding response regulator; protein product: MKVLIVDDEKTIRGTLKEILEEEGFEVFVEDTGSKVLRALENIQPEILILDLFLPGISGMDVLESLYDKGFTKNTAVIIVSGHGTVETSVKAMKLGAFDFIEKPIKYEKLLKTIESAKDFVIQSRTKDFDASYTELPLRKAKETFEKRYIEEVLKKFNWDLKKAAAFMEIDISNLYRKLNKYGINNQ